In Silene latifolia isolate original U9 population chromosome X, ASM4854445v1, whole genome shotgun sequence, the following proteins share a genomic window:
- the LOC141623759 gene encoding uncharacterized protein LOC141623759: protein MGYCMATTWAHSAAAIGNSRNGVTLNSKKRATPACAAIGNFQHFFGAVKKDWEFLKKGFVKGVDSAIQLLPTTPTTRTTSVDVDHFVWLRHLEDPNFTTFQTPSWPHPSYPALTGMDLLLADVQALAAYANYFYSISKLWSRPLPEFYDAQQISDYFNCRPHLVALRFLEVFFAFSSAAIKLHASRMRGLAISGTIVEETENASQYDFGKVLKDSFLILGPTFIKVGQSLSTRPDIIGPEISKALSELHDRIPPFPTAVAMKIIEEELGTPTSRFFSYISEEPVAAASFGQVYRGTTCDGCAVAIKVQRPNLHHLVARDIYILRLGLGLLQKIARRKNDIRLYADELGKGLMGELDYRLEAGNALRFLEAHSSFPFIHVPKVFRHLTRKRILTMDWVVGENPNDLLLVSTGATYDGYAERQKFEAKQRLLDLVSKGVEASLIQLLETGFLHADPHPGNLRYTTSGQIGFLDFGLMCQMERKHQLAMLASIIHIVNGDWASLVQALSEMDVVVPGTNTRLVTMELENSLGEVEFNDGIPDVKFSKVLGKILSVALKYHFRMPPYYTLLLRSLASLEGLAVAADENFRTFEAAYPYVVRKLLTDNSDASQKILHSVLLDRKREFQWKRLALFLRVGAARKSLRGVVASDAAADAALRSSSATAENFDVAAFVLRLLPSKDGVVLRRLLVAADGSSLVRAFLSDEAAPVRQQLCRAIADVLNQWMLSVYLKGISVTSSSQSFASTRNYQLLLRDRRLRVVLGKILNDARRDWLTVRFYWASVVMLITAFAMAFHRSMVSASEAYFSRISISPVRVMARS, encoded by the exons ATGGGGTATTGTATGGCGACAACATGGGCACATTCTGCGGCTGCAATTGGCAACAGCAGAAATGGAGTGACCCTGAATTCCAAGAAACGAGCAACTCCTGCTTGTGCTGCAATTGGCAATTTCCAGCACTTTTTTGGTGCTGTTAAAAAGGATTGGGAATTCTTAAAGAAGGGTTTTGTTAAAGGCGTTGATTCGGCGATTCAGCTGTTACCAACTACCCCGACTACTCGTACTACTAGTGTTGATGTTGATCACTTTGTTTGGCTTCGTCATCTGGAGGACCCTAATTTCACTACTTTTCAAACTCCCTCCTGGCCTCACCCTTCTTATCCAG CACTCACTGGGATGGATCTGTTACTTGCTGATGTCCAAGCGTTGGCAGCTTATGCTAATTACTTTTACTCTATCTCCAAACTTTGGTCAAGGCCCCTTCCTGAGTTCTATGATGCACAACAAATCTCTGATTACTTCAATTGCAGGCCGCATCTTGTTGCCCTTAGATTTCTCGAG GTATTTTTCGCATTTTCTTCTGCTGCGATTAAACTTCATGCCTCAAGAATGAGAGGACTCGCCATCTCAGGGACTATTGTGGAGGAAACAGAGAACGCATCGCAATATGATTTTGGGAAGGTTCTTAAAGATTCTTTTTTAATTTTAGGCCCCACATTTATCAAAG TGGGCCAATCTCTCTCAACAAGGCCAGATATTATAGGCCCTGAGATCTCCAAG GCGCTGTCTGAGCTGCATGATCGAATCCCCCCTTTCCCAACAGCTGTTGCTATGAAGATCATTGAGGAAGAGTTGGGCACTCCTACGTCACGATTCTTCAGCTATATATCTGAAGAACCTGTAGCCGCAGCTTCCTTCGGTCag GTTTACAGAGGAACAACATGTGATGGCTGTGCAGTTGCTATCAAAGTTCAGCGACCAAATTTACATCATCTGGTTGCCAGAGATATATACATTCTTCGCCTTGGG CTTGGCTTATTGCAAAAGATTGCCCGAAGAAAAAATGATATTCGCTTATACGCTGATGAACTTGGGAAGGGCTTAATGGGAGAATTAGACTATAGATTGGAAGCTGGAAATGCTTTACGATTCTTG GAGGCTCATTCGTCTTTCCCATTTATCCATGTTCCGAAAGTTTTTCGGCACCTCACAAGAAAAAGAATATTGACTATGGATTGGGTGGTTGGCGAAAATCCAAATGACTTACTCTTGGTCTCAACTGGAGCTACATATGATGGCTATGCCGAGAGACAAAAGTTTGAAGCAAAACAACGTCTTCTTGATTTG GTAAGCAAAGGAGTAGAAGCATCGCTTATCCAACTTCTTGAAACAGGATTCCTGCATGCCGATCCACACCCTGGGAACTTGCGTTACACAACTTCTGGACAGATAGG GTTTTTAGACTTTGGTTTGATGTGCCAAATGGAAAGGAAACATCAGTTGGCAATGCTTGCATCAATAATACATATAGTAAATGGAGACTGGGCTTCTCTTGTCCAGGCTCTTTCTGAAATGGATGTTGTCGTACCTGGGACTAATACTCgtcttgtgacaatg GAACTGGAAAATTCTTTGGGAGAGGTAGAATTTAATGATGGAATTCCAGATGTCAAGTTCAGTAAG GTCCTTGGAAAAATCTTGTCTGTGGCCCTGAAGTATCATTTTCGCATGCCCCCATACTACACACTCCTGCTGCGTTCTCTGGCTTCTCTGGAAG GTTTAGCAGTTGCTGCAGATGAAAATTTTAGGACTTTTGAAGCTGCTTACCCATATGTTGTGCGTAAATTGCTTACAGATAATTCTGACGCATCACAGAAAATTCTGCATTCG GTTCTTTTAGATAGAAAACGGGAGTTTCAATGGAAAAGGCTTGCTTTGTTCTTAAGAGTAGGTGCTGCAAG GAAAAGCCTACGTGGGGTTGTGGCATCTGATGCTGCTGCTGATGCGGCATTGAGATCTTCGAGTGCCACTGCTGAAAATTTTGATGTCGCTGCTTTTGTCTTGCGCCTTTTACCTTCCAAGGATGGTGTAGTTCTTAGAAGACTATTGGTTGCAGCT GACGGTTCTTCGTTGGTGAGAGCCTTTTTATCAGATGAGGCTGCACCAGTTCGGCAACAGCTTTGCAGAGCTATTGCAGATGTCTTAAACCAGTGGATGCTTAGTGTTTATTTGAAGGGTATTTCTGTCACGTCATCTTCCCAGTCATTTGCCAGCACCCGCAACTATCAGTTACTCCTAAGAGACCGGCGGCTCAGAGTGGTGTTGGGAAAGATACTCAATGACGCAAGGCGAGATTGGTTGACTGTTCGATTCTATTGGGCGTCTGTTGTAATGTTGATCACTGCTTTTGCTATGGCTTTTCATCGCTCTATGGTATCTGCTTCTGAAGCTTATTTCAGTCGGATATCAATATCTCCTGTGCGAGTAATGGCTAGAAGCTAA